ATTGTCTTCTTCGGGGATAGTGTATCGTTCTTTTTGTGTCGTAAAATGATACTGCGCGTCGTAATTGATGAAACGCGTCATTCCATCAATTTGGTCTGTCGTAGATTTTTGCGGAAAAGCTTTTGCAAGGCTGTCCAAGATTGCTCGCTCTTCATCGGAGACCTCTAGGTTTTCGGTGTTGGGCGCAATGATGAATTTTCTGCCTGTGTTGATTGTGGAGTCGTTGCTAGTGGAACTGCTGTAAATGGCTAAATCAGTTCGGTACCATTCGCCGTAAGGCTTGACATTGTCAGGGAAATTTCCCTTTTCGTCGCAATTCCATGATTCGCTACGGAGTTCTTTGCCGGTTATAATTATGTTTTTATTTATGGCGGTATTTTCGGTGTCGGCGACCAGGTACATGACAATGGGACCGGTTGCGTTAAGGAAACAGTTGTTCCCGGGATACACCACATAGATGTTGATTTCTTCGCCTGTAAATTTGTTCAAAACCAGAACCTGCGGAGATTCTCCCATACTGGTGATTACGGCGTAAAATTTTGTCTTTCCGTCTTCAGTCAGATGGTTCTCTTCTAGAACCGGTGCTGTTTTGGGGAAACATTCGGCAATGGCTTCGCCGGAGATGGGTTTCACGGGAATAATCATTTCATTTTCGTCGTATGAAACCATGATGTTTTCGCAACTGGGAGAAAGAGCCGTATTATATGCGATTACGTGACTGTCGAATTGGAGAACCTTTTCGTTGTTGGCTGTAAAAGGAGCGAGGAGGTTCTGAAATACGGGAACGTCTGCTGCCACGGGTAAAGTGGGAAGGGAATCTTCGATTACCTCTAGGCTGCTGTCGGAATTCGATGCCTGCGGGTTGTATGTGGCAGTGTCAAAGCCATCTGCAATGCTCTCGCATATTGCGCCGGCTTGTCTTGAGAATTCATCAACGATATCGTTGAAGTTGAGTGTAGAGTCTGCTTCTGCAGTGGCGCAGTTATCATCGGAACCATTGCATATTCTTACGGAATTGGTCTTGGAGGCGTTACAGAATATTTTTAGGTCCCCTCTTTGATTACATTCTGCATCGGGGGCTGCATATGCCACGCCTGAAGAGCAGGACTCTTTGAATGATTTCAGGAGATCCTTACAGGTATCACCGAAGTTTCGCAGAGAGAGTGTGCTCTCCATGGCGTTCCCGTTAATGATGCTAATTTTTGCTGTGTATGATTTTGTTTTGGCATTTTTGCCGATAGAACATGATGCTTGTGCACCGTTTTCCAAACCATAGATGGTGATTTCTCCTTGGGGGATAGCCTTTTTTGCGGTTGCTGTTGTTGTGAAAACGATGTCTTGCCCATTGATGATTGCATCAGACGAACTTGAGGATGTGACGTTCGAAGAACTGCTGACTTCGGCGGTCGCATTCGGAATAGTCGTGGAGCCCGCAGTGGTAGGGCTGTCAGAGGAACAGGCGGCCAGCGCAATAAGGGCAATTGCTCCCGCCATGTAGAAATTTTGTTTAATGTTAAGCATGGCTTTCTCCTTCAATCTTATTTGTGAAAGGGAAAAGTTGAAGATTCAGTCCGTAGACTTGGTTTAAGTTATCGCTTTCATTTGCAATGGCGGCAATCTTCTTGGCGCAAATGTTGATTTCGTCAACAATTCGTGAATAGGTTTCTTCGTTAACACCGATCGTCATTCCAGTAAAGTAGCGCTCGCTTGCGTTGTATCGGTCTACTGCACGCACGGCCATGCTGCCCATTTCCTTGTGCATTTCGCGAATGGCGATCGGGAGGGCTTCTGGCGAACCGACGACGGCTTTTTCAGTTTGCGAATAGACTTTATCGCCGTCTTTCTTGAGGAATCCTGCTTTCACTAAGAAAGCGAGAATGTCGCGGACCTCTTCAGCCGAAACATACTCTTTGCATTCGTCGGCGATTTTTCGTGGCTGAGTGTTGGGCATCATGGGGGCAAGTTCACGAATGACGGGGTATTTCCAGGATTCGTAGTACTGGAATGCATCGCTATCGATAACGCGAACCTTGTGCTCTTGGGCAATCCTTGACATTTCCAAGAAAGCTGTTTTTTTGACGCTATCCTTTATGGCATTTCCGAAAATAACGAGTTGCTCAAAGTATTCGGCTTCGTGACCAATCAACCCCATGGCTTTGGCAACTTGGGCTGTTTTGACCTTGCTCAGTTTGCTTTTGCCCATGCAAACCAGTTTCAGGTAGTTTGAAGACGAAAA
Above is a genomic segment from Fibrobacter sp. UWB5 containing:
- a CDS encoding TIGR02147 family protein codes for the protein MKSVLEYRDYHAFMQDYYDSRKKSGAFSWREFSKNAGFSSSNYLKLVCMGKSKLSKVKTAQVAKAMGLIGHEAEYFEQLVIFGNAIKDSVKKTAFLEMSRIAQEHKVRVIDSDAFQYYESWKYPVIRELAPMMPNTQPRKIADECKEYVSAEEVRDILAFLVKAGFLKKDGDKVYSQTEKAVVGSPEALPIAIREMHKEMGSMAVRAVDRYNASERYFTGMTIGVNEETYSRIVDEINICAKKIAAIANESDNLNQVYGLNLQLFPFTNKIEGESHA